The DNA segment GACGTACTGGCCGACGGCCTCGAACTGCTGGCCAACCTCGAACACCGCGGGACGACCGGCGCCGAGGAGAACACCGGCGACGGCGGCGGCGTCCTGCTCCAGACTCCCCACGAGTTCTTCGCCGCGGAGGTTCCGGACCTGCCCGCACCCGACGAGTACGCCGTCGGCGTCTTCTTTCTCCCGCAGGACCCCGGTGTGGCCGAGGAACTCCGGGGGCTCACCGAGGACGCGCTGGCCGACGACGGCCTCGACGTCTTCCACTGGCGGGCGGTCCCGACCGACAACTCGGACCTCGGCGAAACCGCCCTCGACTCCGAACCCGCGATGTGGCAGGCGTTCGTCCGGCCCGAGGCCGACCTCGATACCGAAACCTTCGACAGCAGGCTCTACGTCTCCCGGCGCTCGCTGGAGAAGGCGGTCGACGCCGCGGCGGCCGACGGGAGCCTCGACCCGGCCGCGGCCGACCGGTTCTACGTCTGCTCGCTCGACCGCCAGACGGTCGTCTACAAGGGACTGCTGAAGGGCGACCAACTCGGCGGCTACTTCCCGGACCTGCGCGACGAGCGCGTGACGACCCGGTTCGCGATGGTCCACGCCCGCTTCTCGACCAACACGCTCGGCGCGTGGCACCTCGCCCACCCCTACCGGCGCATCGTCCACAACGGCGAGTTCAACACCTTCCGGGGGAACGTCAACTGGATGCGCGCCCGCGAGACGACCATCGAAACCGACCGCTTCGACGCCGACCGGGTCACTCCGGTCGTCGCCGACCCCGAGGGTAGCGACACCGCCGCGGTGGACAACGCCGTGGAACTCCTCCTGCAGGGCGGCCGGGAACTGCCCCACGCGCTCCGGATGCTCGTCCCCGAGGCGTGGCGCGACGACGACCGGATGAGCGAGGCGCGCAGGGAGTTCTACGACTTCCACGCCTCGCTGGTCGAACCGTGGGACGGCCCCGCGCTGGTCGCCGCGACCGACGGCGAGCGCGTCGGCGCGGTGCTCGACCGCAACGGCCTGCGGCCCTGCCGGTACGACGTGACCACCGACGGCCGCCTGATTCTCGCCAGCGAAATCGGCGCGCTCGACACGCCCGAGTCCGAAATCGAGGAACGCGGCCGCCTCGAACCCGGTCAGTTGTTCCTCGCCGACCCCGAACAAGGCCGGGTGGTGCCCGACGCCGAGGTGTTCGACGACCTCACCGACGAGAAGTACGGCGAGTGGGTCGAGCGCGAACAGGTCGAACTCGACTCGTCCGGGACCGGCGCTGAGTCGCCCGAGACCGACGCGGAATCGACGGAAACTGGCGACGCCGACGCACCCGAGGTCGGCCTCCGCAACCTCCAGGCCGCCTTCGGCTACACCCACGACGAACTCGACGGCCTGCTCGAACCGATGGCGACCGCGGGCAAGGACCCCGTCGGGTCGATGGGCGACGACACGCCCCTCTCCGTGCTGTCGGAGTTCAACCGCCCGCTGTTCTCGTACTTCAAGCAACTGTTCGCGCAGGTGTCGAACCCGCCCATCGACTACATCCGCGAGGAGTGTGTCACCAGCCTGGAGAGTCGACTCGGCCGCCAGCGCAACCTGCTCGACGAGTCACCCGAACACGCCCGCCAACTGGTGCTCGATTCGCCGGTGCTGACCGACGCTGAAACCGCGGCGGTGAAGGACAGCGACCTGCCGACCGGGACGGTCGACGTCACGTACCCCGAAGACGGCGACCTCGAAGCCGCCGTCGAGCGCGTCCGCCGCGACGCCCGCGAAGCGGTCGAGTCGGGCGCCGAAATCGTCGTCCTCTCGGACCGCGCGGTCGGCGAGGACCGACTGGCGATTCCGAGCCTGCTTGCTACCGGCGCGGTCCACCACCACCTCGTCCGCGAGGGCCTGCGGACCCGCGCCGGCCTCGTCGTCGAGTCGGGCGACCCCCGGACGGTCCATCACCTCGCGACGCTGGTCGGCTACGGCGCGGGCGCTGTCAACCCCTACCTCGCCCTCCGGTCGGTCGAGGACCTCGTGGCCGGTCCCGACGGGGCCGACGAGGCCGAGGCGGTCGACGCCTACGTGGGCGCGCTCGAAGACGGCCTGCTCAAGATCATGGCCAAGATGGGCATCTCGACGGTCGAGAGCTACCGCGGCGCCCAGATATTCGAGGCCGTGGGGCTGGACTCGGACTTCGTCGCCGAGTACTTCGAGGGCACCGAGAACCGCACCGAGGGCATCGGCGTCGACGAGATCGAGGCCGACCTCCGCGAGCGCCACGCGACCGCCTTCTCGGAGGACCCCGAAATCGAGCGCCAAGGCGAGTTCGAGAACCGCTCGGACGGCATCCACCACCAGTGGAACCCCCAGACGGTCGGGACGCTCCAGCAGGCGGTCAGGCAGGGCGACTACGAGAAGTACGGCGAGTTCGCCGAGGCCATCAACGACCAGAACGAACAGCTACAGACCCTGCGGGGCCTACTCGAATTCGCCGACGAGGACCGCGAGTCGATTCTGATAGACGAGGTCGAACCGGTCGAGGACATCGTGAAGCGGTTCTCGACCGCCGCGATGAGCCTCGGGTCGCTGAGTCCTGAGGCCCACGAGAACAACTCGGTCGCGATGAACCGCCTCGGCGCGAAGTCCAACACCGGCGAGGGCGGCGAACCGCCCGAGCGGTTCGGCACCGAGCGCGAGTGCAACATCAAGCAGGTCGCCTCGGGTCGGTT comes from the Halorussus vallis genome and includes:
- the gltB gene encoding glutamate synthase large subunit — translated: MTEHPRPSDSGDRPLLADPADDRSNCGVGVVMDLEGDGSHDVLADGLELLANLEHRGTTGAEENTGDGGGVLLQTPHEFFAAEVPDLPAPDEYAVGVFFLPQDPGVAEELRGLTEDALADDGLDVFHWRAVPTDNSDLGETALDSEPAMWQAFVRPEADLDTETFDSRLYVSRRSLEKAVDAAAADGSLDPAAADRFYVCSLDRQTVVYKGLLKGDQLGGYFPDLRDERVTTRFAMVHARFSTNTLGAWHLAHPYRRIVHNGEFNTFRGNVNWMRARETTIETDRFDADRVTPVVADPEGSDTAAVDNAVELLLQGGRELPHALRMLVPEAWRDDDRMSEARREFYDFHASLVEPWDGPALVAATDGERVGAVLDRNGLRPCRYDVTTDGRLILASEIGALDTPESEIEERGRLEPGQLFLADPEQGRVVPDAEVFDDLTDEKYGEWVEREQVELDSSGTGAESPETDAESTETGDADAPEVGLRNLQAAFGYTHDELDGLLEPMATAGKDPVGSMGDDTPLSVLSEFNRPLFSYFKQLFAQVSNPPIDYIREECVTSLESRLGRQRNLLDESPEHARQLVLDSPVLTDAETAAVKDSDLPTGTVDVTYPEDGDLEAAVERVRRDAREAVESGAEIVVLSDRAVGEDRLAIPSLLATGAVHHHLVREGLRTRAGLVVESGDPRTVHHLATLVGYGAGAVNPYLALRSVEDLVAGPDGADEAEAVDAYVGALEDGLLKIMAKMGISTVESYRGAQIFEAVGLDSDFVAEYFEGTENRTEGIGVDEIEADLRERHATAFSEDPEIERQGEFENRSDGIHHQWNPQTVGTLQQAVRQGDYEKYGEFAEAINDQNEQLQTLRGLLEFADEDRESILIDEVEPVEDIVKRFSTAAMSLGSLSPEAHENNSVAMNRLGAKSNTGEGGEPPERFGTERECNIKQVASGRFGVTSEYLSSADELQIKMAQGSKPGEGGHLPGSKVNEMIAHVRHATPGVGLISPPPQHDIYSIEDLKQLVHDLKSANPDADVNVKLVSEAGIGTIAAGVAKANADVVHVSGHSGGTGASPRTSIKHAGLPWELGLAEANQMLRATGLRSRIKVTADGGMKTGRDVAVAALLGAEEYSFGTASLVTSGCVMARQCHENTCPVGVATQREDLRKRFPGQPDHVVNYMTFIAQELREIMAELGFRTVEEMVGRVECLRQRDTDHPQARNLDLSSLLAEPVDHDPEAPQRTKTREQTHEIDDHLDRWLLESAGEAIEDGSPVTLETGVSNADRAVGAMLSNRVSTERGGEGLPDGTVSCRFTGTAGQSFGAFLAPGIDFHLAGAANDYLGKGLSGGRIAVATPPEAAYDPAENVVVGNVALYGATGGELYVNGRAGERFGVRNSGAKAVVEGVGDHGCEYMTGGVVAVLGDTGKNFAAGMSGGVAYVLDESGDFGEKANAEMVTLDSSLSERDERVLRRLVENHAAYTGSETAEALLADWEAALSRFVKVMPEAYERAVTEEGREDVRNSPPPRARVEEPVGVVQSGAD